The Chitinophaga caeni genome segment TTCTTTCCTGAGTGATCCTACATCTTACGGGATACTGATGGCGAGCGGCGCTATCATGAGTATAGTTTTGGCTATTGGCCCCGTCATAAAGAGGCACCGCAACTATCTTATCATTGCCACGGTACTGATGTTGATGGGCATGGCCTATTCCGGCACGAGGACGGCCTACGCGATGCTCCCGGCAGGACTAGTCCTGTTCGTGATGATGACAATTACCAGCAGGAAGACTTTGTTCTTCGCGATCGCATTCGTGATGATGTTCGTAGTAGTTGTATTTGGACCTTTCCATAGTAACGGGACGGTTAACCGTATTAGGAGTACTTTCGAGTTCTCAAAAGATGAATCTTTGAATGTGCGCGATGAGAACCGCCATTATATCCAGCCATACATTTGGGCGCATCCGATTGGTGGAGGGTTAACTACCTGCGGTGTTGGTGGTGAGATTTATAACCCCGGGCATCCCCTCGCCGGTTTTCCGCCGGACAGTGGATTTTTGAAACTAGCATTAGAAACAGGCTGGGTTGGCATTATCCTGGCCTGCGCATTATACTTTATCATTCTGCAAACCGGAATTCACCATTATTACAGGTCACGATCGCCCGAAATAAGATCTTATTATGTGGCAATTGTTGCCGGGATATTTTCGATGGTCGTAGCGAACTATGCACAGGTGGCAATCGGGCAGATCCCCGGAGCCTTTATGTTTTATGGCTCGCTTGCGATGCTGGTGAGACTGAGAGCATTTGATAAAGAAATTATTGAAAAAAAAGAACTTAATAAATCCGAATGAATATGAAAAAAGCACTTGCTGTATTGTTGTTTGTTGTATCATTCATGGGTGTTCGTGCACAGGTCGCTACGGATGCTTCTAAGATGGCGCCGCCACAGAAAACCATCCGTGAAAAATTGGTAGAATTGGCATTAGAAGGTCCTACTGTTAGAGGTACTGTAGCGGAAAGAAAGAAAGCTCAAGACTTGGTAGAAAGGGAAAAAGCACGTTGGCTGGATTACATCGTCGTGAGCATTAACATGAACGAAGTATCATTGAACCAATATGACAAAACGGAACTGGGTAATATTTACTACCCGCTTTGGAACGTTGGGATCAACATTCCCCTGGGAAGCTTCTTCGGTAAATCCCGCGAAGTTAGAATGGCTAAAAGAGGCGTTGAGATCGCTGATGCTCAAAGGGAAGTTACTGAAAGGAAACTGAAAGCCTTGGTATTGACAAAGTACGAAGACTTCTTAATGAAACAAGAGCTGCTCAAGCTTCAGAATGAAATTGCTGCTGATGATTACGCCGCATTTACTCAAGCCGAGCAGAAATTTTCTACCGGGACAATTTCCTACGAAGCCTACAGTGCCGCATCCAAAACGTACAATGCAGAACTTGTTAAGAAAATTATGTACGAGCGTGACTTGCAAGTAGTGAAATTGGAGATCGAGGAGATCATCGGTACCAGTTTCGATGAATTGTTGCAACAATACCAACGCTAGTAGTTTCCAGGGAGGCAAATCAATAATGACTATGCCTACTTTAATGATTTGAGATGAGATTTGCAATCGTTACCGCTTGCTGTCTTTGGCTATTCCCCGGTTTACAAACCGTCGTGGCACAAAGGCATCAACAAAAAATTGATATCAAACTATCGCCGGTACATACTAACCAGGCCTTGTTGCAATTGCCAGATGATTATGAAACAAGCGGAGAAAGTTATCCCTTGATCATGTTCTTGCACGGCAAGAGTAAATCGGGTACCAGCATTTGGAAACTTGTATTGGAAGGTATTCCTTATTGGTTGGATCAAGGCAAACGCCTGGATGCGGTGAACCCGGTGGATGGGAAGTTGTATAAGTTTATCGTGGTTTGTCCGCAAGCCTTGGAATGGGGCTTACATCCCGACCAGGTGAATTACGTCCTCGATCAGATCATTGCCAGGTACAGGGTGGATACCAGCCGGATTTATTTAACGGGATATAGCGCCGGCGGCTGGGCCACGGTAATGGCCATCACCGATAATCAAAAGCTGACCAACCGCTTTGCTGCGGCAGTACCGATGTCGGCAGCCGATATAGACAAACGTAATTTGAAGCAATTCAACCTGGTGGCCAATGCAAATTTGCATTGTTGGTATTTCGGAGGTACAGATGAATTACATTACCTGGAATCCGTAGAGAGTTATGCCGACAGTACTAACCGCTACCGCCCGGGTTTGGCGCAAGTGACGATAACACCTTACAAGCATTGCTGCTGGAAAGAATTATATGACCCTTCTTTTAAACAGGAAGGTATGAATATCTATGAATGGATGTTGCAGTATAAAAAAGAGTAAGTAAACGTTGCAGCATTCATTTTTATCAACGGACAAATATAAGGGGGCAGGTTTTTACCTTGCCCTTTTTTGCATACGCTGCGTACGCCTCCACGGGAAAAATATGGATAACAAAAAAGGTCACCTTCTTTCAAAGTGACCTCTTTCTATCAAATTTTGATGTAAGACTATAAGTTAAAAGCGGCTTTAATTTTATCCACGTAATCCAACTTCTCCCAGGTAAACAATTCTACTTCCACGGCTTTCTCATTCTTTTTACCGGTATTGAATACCTTGGTAACCACTTTATTTTCACGACCCATATGACCGTAAGCAGCAGTTTCGCTGTAGATCGGGTTGCGTAATTTCAACCTTTGTTCTATCGCGTAAGGACGGAGATCGAATATTTCACCAATCTTTTTAGCGATATCGCCGTCTTTCAAGTTCACTTTGGAAGTACCGAAGGTATTCACAAAAATACCACAAGGTTTGGCTACGCCGATGGCATAAGAAACTTGTACTAATACCTCGTCACAAACCCCGGCAGCTACTAGGTTTTTCGCGATATGACGGGTAGCATATGCAGCCGAGCGATCCACTTTAGAAGGATCTTTCCCGGAAAATGCACCACCGCCATGAGCGCCTTTGCCACCGTAAGTATCCACGATGATTTTACGACCTGTTAAACCGGTATCCCCATGAGGACCGCCAATTACAAACTTGCCGGTCGGGTTGATATGGTAAGTGATCTGATCGTTAAACAGCGCTTGCAAACTTGGTTTCAACTGGGCTTTTACCCTTGGAATCAAGATGTTGATGATATCATTGTTGATCTTCTCCAGCATCTTGGTATCCTCATCAAAGTCATCATGCTGCGTTGAAATCACGATGGAATCGATTCTTACCGGCACATTATCGTCGGAATACTCAATCGTAACTTGTGACTTGGCATCCGGGCGTAAGTATTGAATATCTGTATTTTCTCGCCTGATAGCGGCTAATTCTATCAATAATTTATGCGCTAAATCCAAGGCCAAGGGCATATAGTTCTCGGTTTCCTTGGTAGCGTAACCGAACATCATCCCTTGGTCGCCCGCACCTTGATCTTCAGGGTTTTGGCGGTCAACACCCTGGTTGATATCAGGAGATTGTTCGTGTATAGCGGAAAGGATACCGCAAGAATTACCTTCGAACATATATTCGCTCTTGGTATATCCAATTTTACGGATCACTTCCCTTGCGATATCTTGAACATCAAGATAGGCTTCGGATTTTACTTCCCCGGCCAAAACAACTTGCCCGGTGGTAACCAATGTTTCACAAGCTACCTTGGAAGAACTATCGTATGCTAAGAAATTATCGATCAATGCATCTGATATCTGGTCGGCCACTTTATCTGGATGTCCTTCCGATACAGATTCTGAAGTAAAAAGGTAAGGCATGAATTTAAGGATTCGTCGTTATTGTTTCGTATAAATAATTCGTACGTGCATGCTAGTGTTATTCTGCTCACCACTACCTCCCACTACAACGCGGCGTGAATCAACCTCGTAAGGAGATGAAGCTATCAGGCGGAACCCGTAATTCGTTTCCGAACCTTTCAACAGTAGTTGCATATACCGCGCAATATTAAATTTATATTGAACGATTTCCACCCCACCAACATTAGAAATGACGGTTTTTTGACCACCGAAACTCGTATTAGGGCTGGATGGATTTCCATAATCCACCACGTAACCCAAACTATCCATCGCTTGGTTAGCATATTTATAGAGCATCAGGTTATCGGGAGCTGTATAAATGTTGGCGTTAGGATCCATATTGATACTAGCCTGGTTGATTACCAACTCGGCTTGGTTAATGGCGGCATTAGCCGGGAAGTTCTCTAAACCCGGGATTTGCAAATTGGCATAAATACCCGGCGCCTCTTGCAAAAAGATCAAGCTATCGCCGGAAGCTTTCCCGGTATTGATATAATTAGCGGCTTGTGAACCGCTATAATTCCGTGCAAAAAAGTTCTGGTGACCGCAGTCGTAAATGCTGAAGCCAAAATGAGCCACGAGGGAATCTTCTTCCGAGTTTTTATATTGGAAAGAAATTTTTGCCCCGCTCATAGAGAGGTACAGCAATGTTCTGCCATTCACCGCGGTATCAGGTACCAAGGCCAGGCCGTTCATCCAGAGCCTAAAAGTGGAGTCCGTGTCAAATTCCGCCGCCCCGTTATTAGATTGCGACAGGAATAATTGCTTGAATGTATTGTTTAACGGGATCTTCAACGAAGGCCCCATGGTGCTGGTACCATAAATGAAAGCAGAGTCGCGGCATTGCAAGGCATTCACCGTTGTATTACCCCATACCACGCTGTTATTGATACCAAGTTGATGGAAATAACGGTAGCTGGAATCCGCTTTGAATGTCGGTTCATTCATTTGAACAACCTTGAAAGAAAGGTTGGCCATGGAGTCACCGTAAAACCCGGAGTACGGGATATACAGTATGGCCGAATCGATGGTTACACCGCTGCCTTTAAACCGGAAAGTATCGGAAGGTAAATCGAACTGGGCATAAGCTATGCCGTGTGACTTACCGAAAACATTGTCGTCCGTAATACTGCCGATCACGATATTCACATTAGATGGGCCACCCGTAAATACGGTAGAATCCGTCCTGAGAACATTGTTGACAATCAAGTTGGTAATAGTGGTATCGCGTACATTCACTTTATCGGTACCGGGGATGAGGTCACTACCTAAGATAGTTGACTCAGTGCAGCCGGAGAAAGATACTAGTCCGAAAGCGATTATCGCAAGACAGCTCAGGTAACTGAATTTGATCTTCACGCAGGTTGAATTTGATAGGTTTCG includes the following:
- a CDS encoding TolC family protein — encoded protein: MKKALAVLLFVVSFMGVRAQVATDASKMAPPQKTIREKLVELALEGPTVRGTVAERKKAQDLVEREKARWLDYIVVSINMNEVSLNQYDKTELGNIYYPLWNVGINIPLGSFFGKSREVRMAKRGVEIADAQREVTERKLKALVLTKYEDFLMKQELLKLQNEIAADDYAAFTQAEQKFSTGTISYEAYSAASKTYNAELVKKIMYERDLQVVKLEIEEIIGTSFDELLQQYQR
- the metK gene encoding methionine adenosyltransferase; translated protein: MPYLFTSESVSEGHPDKVADQISDALIDNFLAYDSSSKVACETLVTTGQVVLAGEVKSEAYLDVQDIAREVIRKIGYTKSEYMFEGNSCGILSAIHEQSPDINQGVDRQNPEDQGAGDQGMMFGYATKETENYMPLALDLAHKLLIELAAIRRENTDIQYLRPDAKSQVTIEYSDDNVPVRIDSIVISTQHDDFDEDTKMLEKINNDIINILIPRVKAQLKPSLQALFNDQITYHINPTGKFVIGGPHGDTGLTGRKIIVDTYGGKGAHGGGAFSGKDPSKVDRSAAYATRHIAKNLVAAGVCDEVLVQVSYAIGVAKPCGIFVNTFGTSKVNLKDGDIAKKIGEIFDLRPYAIEQRLKLRNPIYSETAAYGHMGRENKVVTKVFNTGKKNEKAVEVELFTWEKLDYVDKIKAAFNL
- a CDS encoding O-antigen ligase family protein; translated protein: MNSPLGYALLVMVAMVFSVAIAKINFLVGAGIIVGLFGITGVLICLFETKLGFFLTTTLSFFVFYFNRMVDDVLPVGAVIDILIAVNFVGLYFRKTISRRGYWNYSKNPITYIYMLFMAYLLVEAFNPSMYSISGWVFAFRKFLNFLMIYFVALNVFETFDDVKQYMKLWLFLCAFAGVYGIFQQWAGLLPFEEHWVTSDPLKFKLYFQGGTIRKFSFLSDPTSYGILMASGAIMSIVLAIGPVIKRHRNYLIIATVLMLMGMAYSGTRTAYAMLPAGLVLFVMMTITSRKTLFFAIAFVMMFVVVVFGPFHSNGTVNRIRSTFEFSKDESLNVRDENRHYIQPYIWAHPIGGGLTTCGVGGEIYNPGHPLAGFPPDSGFLKLALETGWVGIILACALYFIILQTGIHHYYRSRSPEIRSYYVAIVAGIFSMVVANYAQVAIGQIPGAFMFYGSLAMLVRLRAFDKEIIEKKELNKSE
- a CDS encoding carboxylesterase family protein — translated: MRFAIVTACCLWLFPGLQTVVAQRHQQKIDIKLSPVHTNQALLQLPDDYETSGESYPLIMFLHGKSKSGTSIWKLVLEGIPYWLDQGKRLDAVNPVDGKLYKFIVVCPQALEWGLHPDQVNYVLDQIIARYRVDTSRIYLTGYSAGGWATVMAITDNQKLTNRFAAAVPMSAADIDKRNLKQFNLVANANLHCWYFGGTDELHYLESVESYADSTNRYRPGLAQVTITPYKHCCWKELYDPSFKQEGMNIYEWMLQYKKE
- a CDS encoding DUF4270 family protein, translating into MKIKFSYLSCLAIIAFGLVSFSGCTESTILGSDLIPGTDKVNVRDTTITNLIVNNVLRTDSTVFTGGPSNVNIVIGSITDDNVFGKSHGIAYAQFDLPSDTFRFKGSGVTIDSAILYIPYSGFYGDSMANLSFKVVQMNEPTFKADSSYRYFHQLGINNSVVWGNTTVNALQCRDSAFIYGTSTMGPSLKIPLNNTFKQLFLSQSNNGAAEFDTDSTFRLWMNGLALVPDTAVNGRTLLYLSMSGAKISFQYKNSEEDSLVAHFGFSIYDCGHQNFFARNYSGSQAANYINTGKASGDSLIFLQEAPGIYANLQIPGLENFPANAAINQAELVINQASINMDPNANIYTAPDNLMLYKYANQAMDSLGYVVDYGNPSSPNTSFGGQKTVISNVGGVEIVQYKFNIARYMQLLLKGSETNYGFRLIASSPYEVDSRRVVVGGSGEQNNTSMHVRIIYTKQ